GGAATTTGAAGCGCCGCAGCAGTTCCAAGGAGCCCTGGTAGTCCGCGCCGGGCCTGGCCTGTTTGTAAAGTGCAGGCACCGTTTCGAGATTGTGATTGAAGACGTCGGGCGGCGAAGCAGCCAGCGCATCCAGGGCTTTCTCGACCCGGCCGCGGAAGTCAGGCACCAACACTTCGATGCGGGTTCGCGGTGATTCGCGGCGAATCGCCGTTATGCACGCCGCGAAGTGCGCGCCGCCGCCGTCGCGCAAGTCATCGCGGTCCACGGACGTGACGACGACATAGCGCAAACCCAGCTTGGCGATCGCTTGCGCCAGGCGCTCGGGCTCCAGGGAATCCAAGGGCTGGGGACGGCCATGTGCGACGTCGCAGAATGGGCAGCGCCGCGTGCAGATGTCGCCCATGATCATGAATGTGGCCGTACCCTGTCCGAAACATTCGCCCAGGTTGGGACATGCGGCCTCCTCGCACACGGTGTGCAGGCCCTGTTCGCGGAGCAGCCGCTTCACCCGCAGCGTCTCGTTCGAGTCGCCGGCGCGAACCCGGATCCAAGCGGGCTTTCGGATCGGGGCTTCGCTTGGAATTACCTTCACCGGAATGCGCGACAGCTTGTCTGCTTTGCGCTGGTGGGTTTCCGGCGTTAGCCGCGAGGGTGCCTGGAAATTCTGCCGATCTTGAGACATGGTTTCATCGTTCAATGTGTGTGTAGCCGAATTCTTGCATGATGCGGGCCGTCAGCGAAACCCCGACTTCGGCAAGGGTGACGCGCACGCCAAGCGCTTCCAGGCTGGTGACTTCCAGTCCCTGATAACCGCAGGGATTGATTTGCCGGAACGGCCTCAGGTCGGCATCGACATTGAGACTGACGCCGTGGTAGCTGCAGCCCTTGCGGATACGCAATCCCAAGGACGCGATTTTCCTGCTGTCCACATAGACGCCGGGTGCGTCGGCGCGCGCCTGGGCGCGGATGCCGTATTGGCTGAGGGTGCCGATGATGGCGGCTTCGAGGTGTCGGACCAGTCCCCGAGGCCCCATCTGGCGGCGCTGCAAGTCGAACATGGCGTAGGCCACCAGTTGGCCCGGGCCATGATAGGTTACCTGCCCGCCGCGGTCCGACTGGACTATCGGAATATCGCCGGACGCCAGGATATGCGCGCGGTCGCCGTTACGGCCAAGGGTGAATACCGGCGGGTGCTCGGTCAGCCACAGTTCGTCCGCAGATTCACGCTCCCGTGTGTCCGTGAACTGCCGCATCCTATCCCAGACGT
This Methyloterricola oryzae DNA region includes the following protein-coding sequences:
- the lipA gene encoding lipoyl synthase → MSQDRQNFQAPSRLTPETHQRKADKLSRIPVKVIPSEAPIRKPAWIRVRAGDSNETLRVKRLLREQGLHTVCEEAACPNLGECFGQGTATFMIMGDICTRRCPFCDVAHGRPQPLDSLEPERLAQAIAKLGLRYVVVTSVDRDDLRDGGGAHFAACITAIRRESPRTRIEVLVPDFRGRVEKALDALAASPPDVFNHNLETVPALYKQARPGADYQGSLELLRRFKFRHPDIPTKSGLMLGLGETRDQVLATLGDLREHGCDMLTLGQYLQPSRDHLPVVDYVTPEEFNDYARLARDLGFSQVASAPLVRSSYHADQQAAGMIAVEGDGR
- the lipB gene encoding lipoyl(octanoyl) transferase LipB, with product MLLRLRNLGLRDYVDVWDRMRQFTDTRERESADELWLTEHPPVFTLGRNGDRAHILASGDIPIVQSDRGGQVTYHGPGQLVAYAMFDLQRRQMGPRGLVRHLEAAIIGTLSQYGIRAQARADAPGVYVDSRKIASLGLRIRKGCSYHGVSLNVDADLRPFRQINPCGYQGLEVTSLEALGVRVTLAEVGVSLTARIMQEFGYTHIER